One Dioscorea cayenensis subsp. rotundata cultivar TDr96_F1 chromosome 17, TDr96_F1_v2_PseudoChromosome.rev07_lg8_w22 25.fasta, whole genome shotgun sequence DNA window includes the following coding sequences:
- the LOC120281418 gene encoding zinc finger protein CONSTANS-LIKE 9-like isoform X1, which yields MYAEPGLVLSFSQESAYVGVDHHHLHLHLNAEELHRRFLSDLSTVAAPAPYMGNLGQATVSEYDLGGEGDLFKAPEPIIEDQVLSLDPLTAAISIIAGNEDVITTETIESAEMHSMQQGDLLSDVFYGCKDFLAKAAIENFVSEVPNFAMPSLPSEKTQVFGGDGAPQEIPLQKSVSSGSLISSGERINSCHIRPNFLDFQELDLGVALRRAYSEGDIQTLGNKRLSSGATSIVHYSLTIGDANLNDKIEERRQKISRYRKKKSKRNFGRKIKYACRKALADSQPRVRGRFAKTDECDAPKPHK from the exons ATGTACGCAGAGCCAGGGCTGGTGCTGTCGTTTTCTCAAGAATCAGCATACGTTGGCGTGGATCAccaccatctccatctccatctcaaCGCCGAGGAGCTGCACCGACGTTTCCTCAGTGATTTATCAACTGTTGCTGCTCCTGCTCCATATATG GGAAATCTAGGCCAAGCTACTGTGTCAGAGTATGATCTTGGAGGAGAAGGAGATCTGTTCAAGGCTCCAGAACCAATTATTGAGGACCAAGTTCTTTCACTTGATCCCCTGACAGCTGCAATTTCTATTATTGCTGGAAATGAAGATGTCATCACCACAGAAACCATAGAAAGTGCAGAGATGCACTCCATGCAACAAGGAGATCTACTTAGTGATGTCTTCTATGGTTGCAAGGACTTCCTGGCAAAGGCtgcaattgaaaattttgtttctgaGGTGCCTAACTTTGCCATGCCCTCTTTGCCAAGTGAGAAAACACAGGTTTTTGGTGGAGATGGTGCACCTCAGGAGATACCACTGCAGAAAAGTGTTAGTTCTGGATCTCTTATTAGCTCAGGGGAGAGGATCAATAGTTGTCATATCCGACcaaattttcttgattttcaagaATTAGATCTTGGAGTTGCGTTGAGAAGAGCATACAGTGAAGGAGACATTCAG ACTCTTGGAAACAAGAGGCTCAGTTCTGGTGCAACAAGTATTGTCCATTATTCATTAACCATAGGCGATGCCAACTTAAATgacaagattgaagaacgaagGCAGAAAATATCCAGatataggaagaagaagagcaagagaAACTTTGGCAGGAAAATCAAG TATGCTTGCAGAAAGGCTTTAGCTGACAGTCAACCTCGGGTGCGCGGACGATTTGCAAAGACAGATGAATGTGATGCCCCAAAGCCACACAAATAA
- the LOC120281418 gene encoding zinc finger protein CONSTANS-LIKE 5-like isoform X2: MFFLSKKGNLGQATVSEYDLGGEGDLFKAPEPIIEDQVLSLDPLTAAISIIAGNEDVITTETIESAEMHSMQQGDLLSDVFYGCKDFLAKAAIENFVSEVPNFAMPSLPSEKTQVFGGDGAPQEIPLQKSVSSGSLISSGERINSCHIRPNFLDFQELDLGVALRRAYSEGDIQTLGNKRLSSGATSIVHYSLTIGDANLNDKIEERRQKISRYRKKKSKRNFGRKIKYACRKALADSQPRVRGRFAKTDECDAPKPHK, from the exons atgttttttcttagcAAAAAA GGAAATCTAGGCCAAGCTACTGTGTCAGAGTATGATCTTGGAGGAGAAGGAGATCTGTTCAAGGCTCCAGAACCAATTATTGAGGACCAAGTTCTTTCACTTGATCCCCTGACAGCTGCAATTTCTATTATTGCTGGAAATGAAGATGTCATCACCACAGAAACCATAGAAAGTGCAGAGATGCACTCCATGCAACAAGGAGATCTACTTAGTGATGTCTTCTATGGTTGCAAGGACTTCCTGGCAAAGGCtgcaattgaaaattttgtttctgaGGTGCCTAACTTTGCCATGCCCTCTTTGCCAAGTGAGAAAACACAGGTTTTTGGTGGAGATGGTGCACCTCAGGAGATACCACTGCAGAAAAGTGTTAGTTCTGGATCTCTTATTAGCTCAGGGGAGAGGATCAATAGTTGTCATATCCGACcaaattttcttgattttcaagaATTAGATCTTGGAGTTGCGTTGAGAAGAGCATACAGTGAAGGAGACATTCAG ACTCTTGGAAACAAGAGGCTCAGTTCTGGTGCAACAAGTATTGTCCATTATTCATTAACCATAGGCGATGCCAACTTAAATgacaagattgaagaacgaagGCAGAAAATATCCAGatataggaagaagaagagcaagagaAACTTTGGCAGGAAAATCAAG TATGCTTGCAGAAAGGCTTTAGCTGACAGTCAACCTCGGGTGCGCGGACGATTTGCAAAGACAGATGAATGTGATGCCCCAAAGCCACACAAATAA